CGGGCAAACCGCCAAGGCCTCTCTAGACCTTCAACGTGACAGCGGCGGAACGGGCATTCGTCTGGTCGCACGGGAGGCGGGCGACTACTGGAACCGCGTGAACGTCACCGTGGGGCAGGAGATCGCGGAACTCATTGCGAATACCTGGTATTTGAACGCGGCCGCGAACACGCTCGTGTTGCTCGACGAGGACGGCCAGCAAGAGCGCAGCGTCGACCTCTCGGCGCATTTCACGGCGGCGCGGGGATGCGCGATTCAGTTCGGCGACGATCCGGAGAACGATCATTTTCTGTCGGTCTGGGTCGGCGGAACCGACGCGGACGGCCACGAGATCCTGCGCCACTTCGACGCCGACGGCACGCTGATTCCCGAACACAACATGGACCTCTCGACCGTCATCACGGCCGAGCAGATCACGGCGATTCCCTTCGTCATGATCAACGAAGAACACGGTTCGATGATTATGGTGTCGACTCCGACGAAGCTGTACGTGCTCGACCAGATCGTCGCGCAACCCGCCGAGCCGTCTCAGACCATCGATTACGCGACGCTCGGCATGACGACCCCCGCCGTGTCCGGCGGCTCCATCAGCTTCCTCGTGCAGGGCGGTCAGCCGCAGCAACCGGACGGCATGTACGTGCTCGATCCCGGCGCGCAGAAGATTTACAAAATCGGCCCCTTCGGGCCGGGCGGTGATCCGTCGACCATCATGCGCACCATCGACATCGCGGGCATCACCAACGCGGGGCAGTCGACCGGCCTCACGCTGAACATCCTTACCGGCGACTTCCAGATGTGCCTGCGCGACGCGGACGACGCCTGGCGGATCATCCGCTTCCCGTCGTTTCCGAACGCGCCGACCGACCAGAGCATCGTCGAGACCTTCAACCTCGGTCATCCGATCCAGGACGTGTCGTTCACCATCGAGGAGATGATCTTCGACACGGTGGTGACGCTCTGGGACGCCAACCTGGACGATCCGCCGCAGCACGTCTTCCGGGCGCGGACCAACCAGGCGCTTGCGGGCCTGATCACCGGCGGCCAGAGTCTGGTCGACGCGCAGTTCGTGGCCGAGGGCGAACTCGACAATTTCGACGATCCACAGACGCTCGGCGGCGGCTCGGACGGCCTCAACCCGACGAATGGCGATTACCTCCATGCGTTGGAACTGTCCGAGGCGCGGACGGAAATCTCCTGGGTCCAGTGCGTCGGCGCGACCGGCGCGGACATCTGGAACTCGATTCTCGTGCATTGCGACCGCATGCTGGACGTGTTTTTGTCCGAGCGCTTCGCGGTCCTGGAATGCCCGACCTTCACGTCCAACAACGAGATCGGCTCCACCGGATACGTGGGCGATCTCCAGGCCTACGTCGATTCCATCGTGTCCCGCATGGCCACGGTTGCCAATAAAAACGGCGTCGTCTTCGCGGGCGGCGCGGATTTCCTGGGCAGCGACGGCGTGCGCTACACGGCGGGTTCGCTTACCTCCGCGTGCGCGGGCGTGATGGCTTCGCTCGAAGTCCAGCAGTCGCTGATCAATAAGCAGGTCCCCAATGTGCTCGCTCTCGTTCCGGAGTTCTCGCCGGGGCATGTGCAGCAACTGATTCAGGCCCGTGTCAACTGCGTGCGGCTGAAACCCGGTCGCGGATACATCATCGCCCATTCGCTTACGGCGGCCCCGCCCGCGTCGGATTACTCCCGCGTCAACGACCTGCGCGCCGTCTATTACGGCGGCAAGGCGGCCCGCGAGGCGGCGCAGCCCCTGGTGGGAGAGGAGAACGACGAGGAAGGAAACGGCTTGCGTCTGCTCGAATCCTTTATGTCTCGTCCACTGGACGTCATGGAGGACCACGGCCAGA
The nucleotide sequence above comes from Deltaproteobacteria bacterium. Encoded proteins:
- a CDS encoding phage tail sheath subtilisin-like domain-containing protein; translated protein: MTTTRIIPDAYTEYEDGHIGAVAPSLANVEAKIGAAMGGLANRLYVFSGPDAKAQAKLVFRGGPLLKSIEEAFDAGSSTIYAWRVGQTAKASLDLQRDSGGTGIRLVAREAGDYWNRVNVTVGQEIAELIANTWYLNAAANTLVLLDEDGQQERSVDLSAHFTAARGCAIQFGDDPENDHFLSVWVGGTDADGHEILRHFDADGTLIPEHNMDLSTVITAEQITAIPFVMINEEHGSMIMVSTPTKLYVLDQIVAQPAEPSQTIDYATLGMTTPAVSGGSISFLVQGGQPQQPDGMYVLDPGAQKIYKIGPFGPGGDPSTIMRTIDIAGITNAGQSTGLTLNILTGDFQMCLRDADDAWRIIRFPSFPNAPTDQSIVETFNLGHPIQDVSFTIEEMIFDTVVTLWDANLDDPPQHVFRARTNQALAGLITGGQSLVDAQFVAEGELDNFDDPQTLGGGSDGLNPTNGDYLHALELSEARTEISWVQCVGATGADIWNSILVHCDRMLDVFLSERFAVLECPTFTSNNEIGSTGYVGDLQAYVDSIVSRMATVANKNGVVFAGGADFLGSDGVRYTAGSLTSACAGVMASLEVQQSLINKQVPNVLALVPEFSPGHVQQLIQARVNCVRLKPGRGYIIAHSLTAAPPASDYSRVNDLRAVYYGGKAAREAAQPLVGEENDEEGNGLRLLESFMSRPLDVMEDHGQIDDYEIEAVSSENDRLLGDVYVSLGIQPLRAMEKIYTKVFLK